In Paraburkholderia caribensis, a single window of DNA contains:
- a CDS encoding cytochrome b, with the protein MTNTSRHFSPLARLLHWIMAVLILAMLFVGVAMVATVSHAHATLIALHRPLGVALLVLALIRVAVRLKNGSPALPDDMPALQRFAARASHLVLYGLFIAMPLIGWAMLSAGGYPVTLFGAWHLPAIVPQNVDLFALLRAMHTWLAFALFATVLAHIAAALFHGLIRRDGVFSSMARGGRQTFRASR; encoded by the coding sequence ATGACGAACACCTCTCGCCATTTTTCTCCGCTCGCGCGTCTGTTGCACTGGATCATGGCGGTGCTGATTCTCGCGATGCTATTCGTCGGCGTCGCAATGGTCGCGACCGTCTCGCATGCGCATGCGACGCTGATCGCGCTGCATCGGCCGCTTGGCGTTGCGTTGCTCGTGCTCGCCTTGATCCGCGTCGCCGTGCGATTGAAGAACGGCAGCCCCGCACTGCCTGACGATATGCCCGCATTGCAGCGTTTCGCCGCCAGGGCATCGCATCTCGTGCTGTATGGACTATTCATCGCGATGCCGTTGATCGGTTGGGCGATGCTCTCGGCAGGCGGCTATCCCGTCACATTGTTCGGCGCCTGGCATCTGCCCGCGATCGTGCCGCAAAACGTGGATCTGTTCGCGCTGTTGCGCGCGATGCATACGTGGCTCGCATTCGCGCTGTTCGCGACTGTGCTCGCGCATATCGCGGCGGCCCTCTTTCATGGACTCATCCGGCGCGACGGCGTATTCTCCAGCATGGCTCGCGGCGGACGCCAGACCTTCCGTGCGTCGCGCTGA
- a CDS encoding EAL domain-containing protein, giving the protein MDARHATAANLGDDDAHAAARNKNTMHMQRLMNQLEQRVSEGLLAGEFRLAFQGIYDVQTGKLARVEALIRWMHPDYGMLLPDAFLVALDHPLVALQLTYHVIDGACRALAHAQRQGQRVCPIAVNVPPRVVADEHFPATVMQIARLHGVEPDLLELELVETEDSTRLLAAPPLTKPLREAGMRLAIDDFGTGYSSLALLSAIDVDTVKVAREMLDGVPDNPRASAVASGVLSMLERLNVAVVVEGVETRALARWLAQWPKVLAQGFFYARPTFDYADVPIQERYVAL; this is encoded by the coding sequence ATGGATGCTCGCCACGCTACCGCTGCCAATCTCGGGGATGATGATGCCCATGCGGCGGCACGCAACAAGAACACGATGCACATGCAGCGCCTGATGAACCAGCTCGAGCAGCGCGTGAGCGAGGGCCTTCTCGCCGGTGAGTTCCGGCTCGCGTTCCAGGGCATCTACGACGTGCAAACAGGCAAGCTCGCACGCGTCGAGGCGCTGATCCGCTGGATGCATCCGGACTACGGCATGCTGTTGCCCGATGCGTTTCTCGTCGCGCTCGATCATCCCCTCGTGGCGTTGCAACTGACCTATCACGTGATCGACGGCGCATGCCGGGCGCTGGCCCACGCGCAGCGCCAGGGGCAACGGGTATGTCCGATCGCTGTCAATGTTCCGCCGCGCGTCGTCGCGGACGAACACTTTCCTGCCACCGTGATGCAGATCGCGCGTCTGCATGGCGTCGAACCCGATCTGCTCGAACTCGAACTCGTCGAGACGGAAGACTCGACTCGCCTGCTGGCTGCGCCGCCTCTGACGAAGCCGTTGCGCGAAGCGGGCATGCGTCTCGCCATTGACGACTTCGGCACCGGCTATTCGTCGCTCGCGCTTCTGAGCGCGATCGATGTCGATACGGTCAAGGTCGCACGCGAAATGCTCGATGGCGTGCCGGACAATCCGCGCGCGTCAGCCGTCGCATCGGGCGTGCTGTCGATGCTCGAAAGGCTGAATGTCGCGGTCGTGGTGGAGGGCGTCGAAACGAGGGCGCTTGCGCGCTGGCTCGCGCAATGGCCCAAGGTGCTCGCGCAGGGCTTTTTCTATGCGCGCCCGACTTTCGACTATGCCGACGTGCCCATTCAGGAGCGGTATGTCGCGCTGTAG
- a CDS encoding catalase family peroxidase, with the protein MNSKSRASTLRCMPCRFAAIGAAVCALAGTFAYAAGWLTPSRLTTYRIIDQFQADNGPHPGFRRNHAKGLCVEGYFDSNGNAASISRAQVFAPGRTPVIGRFAIPGGNPSAPDASVPVRSFALLFTQRDGEQWRTAMNSTPVFAVHTPEQFYQQLVAAQPDSKTGKPDPAKLKAFYATHPETQPFQQWVKTHPASSRLGNAAYYSINAFRFTDTSGQTHAVRWSVEPEAPYAPVDAQQKSDPDFLSQQFSEQLKHGNVRWHLIVTVANAGDPTSDATLQWPAGRQRIDAGTVVIERSAPQADGVCRDVNFDPTVLPDGIKPSDDPLLAARSAAYAVSYQRRTREEALHRAPATSQP; encoded by the coding sequence ATGAACTCAAAGTCCCGAGCGTCCACGCTCCGCTGCATGCCATGCCGATTTGCCGCGATTGGCGCAGCGGTATGCGCGCTCGCCGGTACCTTTGCGTATGCAGCCGGCTGGCTCACGCCCTCACGCCTCACGACCTATCGCATCATCGACCAGTTCCAGGCGGACAATGGCCCGCACCCGGGCTTTCGCCGCAATCACGCAAAAGGGCTTTGCGTAGAGGGGTATTTCGACAGCAACGGCAATGCGGCGTCGATATCGCGCGCGCAGGTTTTCGCGCCGGGCCGTACGCCCGTCATCGGCCGCTTTGCGATTCCCGGCGGTAATCCATCAGCGCCCGACGCCAGCGTGCCGGTGCGCAGCTTCGCACTACTCTTCACCCAACGCGATGGCGAGCAGTGGCGCACGGCCATGAATTCGACGCCCGTGTTCGCGGTGCATACGCCCGAACAGTTCTATCAGCAACTCGTCGCCGCACAGCCGGATTCAAAGACGGGCAAACCCGATCCCGCGAAGCTGAAGGCGTTTTATGCGACGCACCCCGAAACGCAGCCGTTTCAGCAATGGGTGAAGACACATCCGGCATCGTCCCGTCTTGGGAATGCCGCGTACTACAGCATCAACGCATTTCGCTTTACCGACACGAGCGGACAGACGCATGCGGTGCGCTGGTCCGTGGAGCCAGAAGCGCCCTATGCGCCTGTCGATGCGCAACAGAAGAGCGATCCCGACTTTCTCTCGCAGCAGTTCAGCGAACAACTGAAGCACGGCAACGTGCGCTGGCATCTGATCGTGACCGTTGCGAACGCTGGCGACCCCACCAGCGACGCGACGCTGCAATGGCCTGCCGGCCGGCAGCGCATCGACGCGGGCACCGTCGTTATCGAACGTAGCGCGCCGCAAGCCGATGGCGTGTGCCGCGATGTCAACTTCGATCCGACCGTCTTGCCGGACGGCATCAAGCCTTCGGACGATCCACTGCTCGCGGCGCGCTCGGCTGCCTATGCCGTGTCGTATCAGCGGCGCACCCGGGAAGAAGCGCTGCATCGCGCACCCGCCACTTCGCAACCCTGA
- the xylB gene encoding xylulokinase: protein MTFLGIDLGTSEVKVILTDDASTTLATSGARLDVAQPHPHWSEQNPHAWWQATLDAVAAVRGANPAAFAALRGIGLSGQMHGATLLDAKGEVLRPAILWNDTRAFAECAELEALVPESREITGNLAMPGFTAPKLLWLAKHEPDVFRAAAKVLLPKDYLAWRLTGDFVSDMSDASGTLWLDVAKRDWSDRMLAATGLTREHMPRLVEGSASAAQLSDALRREWGIAGPVVLCGGAGDNAASAIGMGVAEAGSAFLSLGTSGVLFAGTDRFAPNPAQGVHAFCHCLPDRWHQMSVILSAASSLGWLSKVVNREVGSLPELASTANPAAAPIFLPYLSGERTPHNDANARGVFWGLTGAHTTGDLAYSVMEGVAFAMADGYAALQSAGTTLQSASFIGGGSRSPFWANLCATATGITMHRHEGSDVGAALGAARLARLAVTGESISQVCLAPPTLESCEPDRAQAPLLAHRLARYRSIYQALKASFAEQA, encoded by the coding sequence GTGACTTTCCTTGGAATCGACCTCGGCACCTCCGAGGTAAAAGTAATTCTGACCGATGACGCGTCCACGACCCTCGCAACAAGCGGCGCGCGTCTGGATGTAGCGCAACCGCATCCGCACTGGTCGGAGCAGAATCCCCATGCGTGGTGGCAGGCCACGCTCGATGCCGTGGCCGCCGTGCGTGGCGCGAATCCCGCAGCGTTCGCGGCGCTGCGCGGCATCGGGCTCTCGGGACAGATGCACGGCGCAACGCTGCTCGACGCAAAAGGCGAAGTACTCAGGCCCGCAATACTCTGGAACGACACGCGCGCGTTCGCCGAATGCGCGGAACTGGAAGCGCTCGTGCCTGAATCGCGCGAGATCACAGGCAATCTCGCGATGCCCGGTTTCACCGCGCCCAAATTGCTTTGGCTCGCAAAGCACGAACCCGATGTATTTCGCGCCGCTGCAAAAGTGCTCTTGCCGAAAGACTATCTCGCGTGGCGGCTCACGGGCGATTTCGTGTCCGACATGTCAGACGCTTCGGGCACGCTATGGCTGGATGTCGCAAAGCGCGACTGGTCGGACCGCATGCTCGCGGCGACGGGATTGACGCGTGAACACATGCCGCGCCTCGTCGAAGGCAGCGCGAGCGCCGCGCAGTTGAGCGACGCATTGCGGCGAGAGTGGGGCATTGCCGGTCCCGTCGTCCTATGCGGCGGCGCTGGCGACAACGCGGCAAGCGCAATCGGCATGGGTGTGGCGGAAGCGGGCAGTGCATTTCTGTCGCTCGGCACTTCGGGCGTGCTGTTCGCCGGCACCGATCGATTCGCACCGAATCCGGCGCAAGGCGTGCATGCGTTCTGTCATTGCTTGCCAGACCGCTGGCATCAGATGAGTGTGATTCTGTCGGCGGCATCGAGCCTTGGGTGGCTATCGAAAGTCGTGAACCGCGAAGTCGGCAGTTTGCCCGAGCTCGCGAGCACGGCTAACCCTGCCGCTGCGCCGATCTTTCTGCCCTATCTGAGCGGCGAGCGCACGCCTCATAACGATGCGAACGCCCGCGGCGTGTTTTGGGGCTTGACGGGCGCGCACACAACGGGCGATCTCGCGTACAGCGTGATGGAAGGCGTGGCGTTCGCGATGGCCGACGGTTATGCCGCGCTGCAAAGCGCGGGCACGACACTGCAGAGCGCGTCATTCATCGGCGGCGGCTCGCGCAGCCCGTTCTGGGCCAATCTGTGCGCGACGGCAACGGGCATCACGATGCATCGTCACGAAGGCAGCGACGTGGGCGCGGCGCTCGGTGCGGCGCGCCTTGCGCGGCTCGCGGTGACGGGCGAGTCGATCAGCCAGGTCTGTCTTGCGCCGCCTACCCTCGAGTCCTGCGAGCCGGATCGTGCGCAGGCGCCATTGCTTGCGCACAGGCTGGCGCGTTATCGCAGCATTTATCAGGCGCTCAAGGCGAGTTTCGCGGAACAGGCGTAA
- a CDS encoding DUF1330 domain-containing protein — MSTFAVAHLHEVKMGVEIVEYLKRIDATLAPYCGHFVLHGGRCERLEGDWRGDLVAIEFPNRDLARAWYRSAAYQAILPLRTDNSIGDVILIDAVPASHVATDVLCG, encoded by the coding sequence ATGTCAACGTTTGCGGTCGCGCATCTGCATGAAGTGAAGATGGGTGTCGAGATCGTCGAGTACCTGAAGCGCATCGACGCAACGCTTGCGCCCTATTGCGGCCATTTCGTGCTGCATGGCGGCCGTTGCGAACGGCTCGAAGGTGACTGGCGCGGCGATCTGGTTGCCATTGAGTTTCCGAATCGCGACCTCGCGCGCGCATGGTATCGATCGGCTGCCTATCAGGCGATTCTGCCGCTGCGCACGGACAATTCGATTGGCGATGTGATTCTGATCGACGCGGTGCCGGCCTCGCATGTCGCGACGGATGTGTTGTGCGGATGA
- a CDS encoding flagellar biosynthesis protein FlhF, translating into MDTIRKRPVPPHEQCDTTQETKLVAQQDHPAQPLDLLFPLDASMPHVSANRAAEDAPDPLPTYPPLFRRIRPRPRRIAAPASVGTPDWKLSTGAAVVLLSFAIAFGTYITLTQRDAMQGRLRRIVTQNELRAMPRHDRPTIADRTQELTRALREQIEALRSRDATDTAVMAGAAAHQPANAHSSALASSTPGLPVATAPASPPASPVKTQSKTPAKQTKQLAAKPVAPPLPQPAPRTHQLASVTPTRTHSTTAAQQERRTSTKPANAACGPRSPCMQANAQGTRKPVKVASNTPPAKAAATTVAARRTPARTATKPVQHAPPPTVQAWSPPESPATLPASDDSQVYRQH; encoded by the coding sequence ATGGACACGATTCGCAAGCGTCCAGTGCCGCCGCACGAGCAATGCGACACGACGCAGGAGACGAAACTTGTGGCGCAGCAAGACCATCCTGCGCAGCCGCTCGATCTGCTTTTTCCTCTCGACGCTTCCATGCCTCATGTGAGCGCGAACAGGGCGGCAGAAGATGCGCCCGACCCGTTGCCGACTTATCCGCCACTTTTCAGGCGCATCAGGCCAAGGCCGCGCCGTATCGCTGCGCCTGCATCGGTGGGTACGCCCGACTGGAAGCTGAGCACGGGCGCCGCTGTCGTGCTGCTGAGCTTCGCGATTGCATTCGGCACCTACATCACGCTGACGCAACGCGATGCGATGCAAGGCCGCTTGCGCCGCATCGTCACCCAGAACGAACTGCGCGCGATGCCGCGTCACGACCGCCCGACCATCGCCGATCGCACGCAGGAACTCACGCGTGCCCTGCGCGAGCAGATCGAAGCGCTGCGCAGCCGCGATGCTACGGATACGGCCGTCATGGCGGGCGCCGCCGCTCATCAGCCTGCAAACGCACACAGCAGCGCGCTCGCGAGCAGCACGCCGGGCTTGCCGGTAGCGACGGCGCCCGCGTCGCCTCCCGCGTCGCCAGTCAAGACGCAAAGCAAGACACCAGCGAAACAGACGAAACAGCTTGCGGCGAAGCCCGTTGCGCCTCCGCTGCCTCAGCCCGCGCCCCGTACGCATCAGCTCGCCAGCGTGACGCCCACGCGCACTCACAGCACGACGGCGGCACAACAGGAACGTCGAACCAGCACGAAGCCCGCGAATGCCGCTTGCGGCCCGCGCTCGCCTTGCATGCAAGCCAACGCGCAAGGTACGCGCAAGCCCGTGAAGGTCGCGAGCAACACGCCGCCAGCAAAGGCCGCCGCGACCACCGTCGCGGCACGACGCACGCCCGCCCGAACTGCCACAAAGCCCGTGCAGCACGCGCCGCCTCCCACCGTTCAGGCCTGGTCTCCACCCGAAAGCCCCGCCACATTGCCCGCGAGCGACGACTCGCAAGTCTATCGGCAGCATTAG
- a CDS encoding PDR/VanB family oxidoreductase translates to MQAQSFKVRVDAVRDEAHGVRSFVISRLDGAPFDAYEPGAHIDVTSPAGITRQYSLCGDPDCRDTHLFAVKKETQSRGGSRSLHDDVQIGTELSVGAPRNLFRLAEGASRHVLIGAGIGITPLLSMAYRLQKTNVPFELHYFARSVEHAAFLPLLSRAPFDAYAKLHFGIEPDALDAELTACLADVPQDTHVYTCGPVPFMDRVVAAGEARLPADAIHLERFAAEPRAHGSDAGLDSFDVQLASSGQIVRVDSKTSIVEALAAIGVEVDTSCGEGVCGTCMIDVVSGEPEHRDHCLSKAERASNSVICCCVSRSRSPVLVLDL, encoded by the coding sequence ATGCAAGCTCAATCGTTCAAGGTTCGCGTCGACGCCGTGCGCGACGAAGCACACGGCGTCCGCTCATTCGTCATTTCGCGCCTGGATGGCGCGCCATTCGATGCGTACGAACCCGGCGCGCACATCGACGTCACGAGTCCCGCGGGTATCACGCGCCAATATTCGCTATGCGGCGACCCCGACTGCCGCGACACGCACCTGTTCGCCGTCAAGAAAGAAACGCAATCGCGCGGCGGCTCGCGTTCGCTGCATGACGACGTGCAGATCGGCACCGAACTGTCCGTCGGCGCGCCGCGCAATCTGTTCCGTCTTGCTGAAGGCGCCAGCCGGCATGTGTTGATCGGCGCGGGCATCGGCATCACACCGCTGCTTTCAATGGCATACCGGCTGCAGAAGACGAACGTGCCTTTCGAACTGCACTACTTCGCGCGCAGCGTCGAACATGCGGCGTTTCTGCCGCTGCTCTCGCGCGCTCCGTTCGATGCCTACGCGAAGCTGCATTTCGGCATCGAGCCGGACGCGCTCGATGCCGAACTTACCGCGTGTCTTGCCGATGTGCCGCAAGACACGCACGTCTACACCTGCGGCCCGGTGCCGTTCATGGATCGCGTAGTCGCGGCGGGCGAAGCGCGCCTGCCCGCCGATGCGATTCATCTCGAACGTTTTGCGGCCGAACCTCGAGCGCACGGCAGCGACGCCGGGCTCGACAGCTTCGACGTGCAACTGGCCAGCAGCGGGCAGATCGTGCGCGTGGACAGCAAGACTTCGATCGTCGAGGCACTCGCTGCGATCGGCGTCGAAGTGGACACGTCGTGCGGCGAAGGCGTGTGCGGCACCTGCATGATCGACGTGGTGAGCGGCGAGCCCGAACACCGCGACCATTGCCTGAGCAAGGCGGAACGCGCGAGCAACAGCGTGATCTGCTGCTGTGTGTCGCGCTCCCGCTCGCCCGTGCTCGTGCTCGACCTCTGA
- a CDS encoding MFS transporter, whose protein sequence is MASIETTHATGRVDAVRPLEDRTLRKIVIASVAGNAMEWYDFFVYGTAAALVFGQLFFPAGADPLIGTLGAFAAFAMGFVARPLGGVVFGHIGDRYGRKASLVWTLLIMGIATFAIGLLPTYAQIGIWSPVALVVLRLLQGVASGGEWGGGVLMISESAPPEKRGYYAAWSQLGVGGGFVLSSAAFLAAQSLPHDAFINWGWRLPFLASIAIFAIGVYIRHSLPESRDFEQTEKRGEKTHMPVVEVIKRHPKEILMAMGLRVAENGGAYIFLAFSLVYGKFVGIASSVMLTGVMLAMVVEMGAMLAWGRLSDRIGRKPVYMIGAAGLIVMAFPFFWMLDTHQAPWIYLALVLGTAVCHGAMIGTLPALVGELFSTEVRYSGVALGHEVASIFAGGLSPLIATALLASYHAYWPVSVFLMVLGAITVVTLRFTRETRVVG, encoded by the coding sequence ATGGCTTCCATCGAAACCACGCACGCAACCGGCCGCGTCGACGCTGTCCGGCCGCTCGAAGACAGGACGTTGCGCAAGATCGTCATAGCGTCCGTCGCAGGCAACGCGATGGAATGGTACGACTTCTTCGTCTACGGCACGGCGGCCGCGCTCGTGTTCGGACAATTGTTCTTTCCTGCGGGCGCCGATCCGCTGATCGGCACGCTCGGCGCATTCGCTGCGTTCGCCATGGGCTTCGTCGCGCGACCGTTGGGCGGCGTCGTCTTCGGCCATATCGGCGACCGCTACGGGCGCAAGGCTTCGCTCGTCTGGACATTGCTCATCATGGGGATCGCGACATTCGCGATCGGGTTGCTGCCGACGTATGCGCAGATCGGCATCTGGTCGCCCGTCGCGCTCGTCGTATTGCGGCTGTTGCAAGGCGTGGCATCAGGCGGTGAATGGGGCGGCGGCGTATTGATGATCAGCGAAAGCGCACCGCCGGAAAAGCGCGGCTATTACGCGGCGTGGAGCCAGTTGGGCGTGGGCGGCGGATTCGTGTTGTCGTCAGCTGCGTTTCTCGCGGCGCAGTCGCTGCCGCACGATGCGTTCATCAACTGGGGCTGGCGACTGCCCTTTCTCGCGAGCATCGCGATCTTTGCTATTGGCGTTTATATCAGGCACAGCCTGCCTGAAAGCCGGGATTTCGAGCAGACCGAAAAGCGTGGGGAGAAAACCCATATGCCCGTGGTCGAGGTCATCAAGCGGCATCCGAAAGAAATCTTGATGGCGATGGGGCTACGCGTGGCGGAAAACGGCGGCGCTTATATCTTTCTCGCGTTTTCGCTCGTGTATGGAAAGTTTGTGGGTATCGCCAGTTCGGTGATGCTGACGGGCGTCATGCTGGCGATGGTAGTCGAAATGGGCGCGATGCTGGCATGGGGACGTTTGTCGGATCGCATCGGAAGGAAGCCTGTGTACATGATCGGCGCGGCGGGATTGATCGTGATGGCATTTCCGTTCTTCTGGATGCTCGATACGCACCAGGCGCCGTGGATCTATCTTGCGCTTGTTCTCGGCACGGCCGTTTGTCATGGTGCGATGATCGGCACGTTGCCCGCACTGGTTGGCGAACTGTTCAGCACGGAAGTGCGATATTCAGGCGTGGCGCTTGGGCATGAAGTGGCGTCGATCTTTGCCGGGGGACTATCCCCGCTTATCGCTACCGCGTTGCTTGCGAGCTATCACGCTTATTGGCCGGTTTCGGTGTTTCTGATGGTTCTTGGGGCGATTACCGTTGTGACGCTCAGGTTTACGCGTGAAACGCGGGTGGTTGGGTAG
- a CDS encoding DUF1349 domain-containing protein translates to MFEQCEWFNEPSTWSLEGDTLKVTTNPKTDFWRNTHYGFTRDSGHCFGIRTQGDFTAQVRVRGQFHALYDQAGLMVRVDESTWLKAGAEFTDDVLMMSSVLTVGQSDWAIGAQVAAPDGFWMRATVARSVLRVQYSIDGTTWPLLRLAPFPSAAHYFVGPVCCTPERGGLNVEFSRFIVGEPLQKNLHDLS, encoded by the coding sequence GTGTTCGAACAATGCGAATGGTTCAATGAGCCGTCGACGTGGTCGCTCGAGGGCGATACGCTCAAGGTGACGACCAATCCGAAAACCGACTTCTGGCGCAACACGCACTACGGCTTCACGCGCGATTCCGGTCACTGCTTCGGCATACGCACGCAAGGCGATTTCACCGCGCAGGTGCGTGTGCGTGGACAGTTTCATGCGCTATACGATCAGGCCGGCTTGATGGTGCGCGTCGACGAGTCGACATGGCTGAAGGCGGGTGCCGAATTCACAGATGACGTATTGATGATGAGCAGCGTGTTGACGGTCGGCCAGTCGGACTGGGCCATCGGTGCGCAGGTTGCGGCGCCCGACGGCTTCTGGATGCGTGCAACCGTCGCGCGAAGCGTGTTGCGCGTGCAGTATTCAATCGACGGAACGACGTGGCCTCTGTTGCGGCTTGCGCCTTTTCCTTCGGCAGCGCACTACTTCGTCGGACCGGTGTGCTGCACGCCCGAACGCGGCGGATTGAATGTCGAGTTCTCCCGCTTCATCGTGGGCGAGCCGTTGCAGAAGAACCTGCACGATCTGAGTTGA
- the acuI gene encoding acrylyl-CoA reductase (NADPH), producing the protein MKGILIEKQDNGSRAAIADIDEANLPAGDVTVRVEWSTLNYKDALAITGRSPVVRSFPLVPGIDFAGVVEASQHAQWQPGDHVILNGYGVGEKHWGGLAQRARVSGDWLVRTPAPLTSRDAMAVGTAGYTAMLCVLALERHGVTPAHGKVLVTGAAGGVGSVAIMLLAKRGYHVIASTGRPAESDYLRELGAQEIIDRAELSGPGKPLAKERWVAAIDAVGSHTLANACAGTAYGGIVAACGLAQGMDFPATVAPFILRGVTLAGIDSVMAPHERRVEAWQRIAQDLSTAQLASMVKEISLAEALAAAPDVLDGKVRGRLVVDVNR; encoded by the coding sequence ATGAAAGGTATCTTGATCGAGAAGCAGGACAACGGCAGCCGCGCGGCCATCGCCGACATCGACGAAGCGAATCTGCCCGCAGGCGACGTGACGGTGCGTGTCGAATGGTCGACGCTCAACTACAAGGACGCCCTCGCAATTACGGGGCGATCGCCCGTCGTGCGCAGCTTTCCGCTGGTGCCGGGCATCGACTTCGCGGGCGTCGTCGAGGCGAGCCAGCATGCGCAATGGCAGCCCGGCGACCACGTGATCCTGAACGGCTACGGCGTCGGCGAAAAGCATTGGGGCGGACTCGCGCAACGCGCGCGCGTGAGCGGCGACTGGCTCGTGCGCACGCCTGCCCCGCTCACGTCACGCGACGCGATGGCCGTTGGCACAGCCGGCTACACGGCCATGCTGTGCGTGCTCGCGCTGGAACGTCACGGCGTCACGCCCGCGCACGGCAAGGTGCTCGTGACGGGCGCGGCGGGCGGCGTCGGCAGCGTCGCGATCATGCTGCTCGCGAAGCGCGGCTATCACGTGATCGCGTCGACGGGTCGTCCCGCCGAGTCGGACTATCTGCGCGAACTGGGCGCGCAGGAGATCATCGATCGCGCGGAACTGTCCGGGCCGGGCAAGCCGCTCGCGAAGGAACGCTGGGTCGCGGCCATCGATGCCGTGGGGAGTCACACGCTGGCGAACGCGTGTGCGGGCACCGCGTATGGCGGGATCGTCGCCGCGTGCGGACTCGCACAAGGAATGGACTTCCCCGCCACCGTTGCGCCCTTCATTTTGCGCGGCGTGACGCTCGCGGGTATCGACAGTGTGATGGCGCCGCACGAGCGCCGCGTCGAGGCATGGCAGCGCATCGCGCAGGACCTGAGCACCGCGCAATTGGCGTCGATGGTCAAGGAGATCAGCCTCGCCGAAGCGCTCGCGGCCGCGCCGGACGTGCTCGACGGCAAGGTCCGCGGGCGGCTCGTGGTGGACGTCAACCGGTGA
- a CDS encoding DUF4148 domain-containing protein translates to MKKLALLTVSIAALASTAFASSAFAQEKTRAEVRQELIQAEQNGSQFVTDTSYPDVAPLYQQQVARQQAAQESEGAGMAGTHAAGMRMPVTGANAGMSTCVGPVSYCSVYFGS, encoded by the coding sequence ATGAAAAAGCTTGCACTGTTGACTGTTTCGATCGCCGCACTCGCTTCGACGGCATTCGCATCGAGCGCATTCGCGCAAGAGAAGACGCGCGCGGAAGTCCGTCAGGAATTGATCCAGGCCGAGCAAAACGGCTCGCAGTTCGTGACCGACACATCGTATCCCGATGTCGCCCCCCTCTATCAGCAACAGGTCGCTCGCCAGCAGGCTGCGCAGGAAAGCGAAGGCGCCGGCATGGCGGGCACGCATGCGGCGGGAATGCGGATGCCTGTCACGGGCGCGAACGCAGGCATGTCGACATGCGTCGGTCCCGTCAGCTATTGTTCGGTGTACTTCGGCAGTTGA